In Xenorhabdus poinarii G6, the following are encoded in one genomic region:
- a CDS encoding riboflavin synthase, producing MFTGIVQGKAPIVAIDEKTHFRTHVVKFPAELLSGIETGASVSHNGCCLTVTKIDGDLISFDLMKETLRLTNLGELKTGDLVNLERAAKFGDEIGGHLMSGHIMTTAEIAKIFTSENNHEIWFRIHDKSLMKYILHKGFIGIDGISLTIGDVVNNRFSVHLIPETLARTTLGKKRLGEKVNIEIDPQTQSVVDTVERVMIQKEQEKLMLQAQKQ from the coding sequence ATGTTTACAGGTATCGTTCAGGGAAAAGCGCCGATAGTTGCCATTGATGAAAAAACGCACTTTCGGACTCATGTTGTTAAATTTCCGGCCGAATTATTATCCGGCATAGAGACAGGTGCTTCTGTTTCCCACAATGGTTGTTGTCTGACTGTGACTAAAATTGATGGTGACCTCATCAGCTTTGATTTAATGAAAGAAACGTTGCGTCTAACCAACCTTGGTGAACTTAAAACCGGTGATTTAGTCAATCTGGAAAGAGCGGCTAAATTTGGTGATGAAATTGGCGGACATTTGATGTCCGGTCATATCATGACTACCGCAGAAATTGCCAAAATATTTACTTCGGAGAATAACCATGAAATATGGTTCCGAATTCACGATAAGTCATTGATGAAATATATCTTGCACAAAGGATTTATTGGTATTGATGGGATCAGTCTGACCATTGGTGATGTTGTCAATAATCGTTTCAGTGTTCATTTGATTCCGGAAACATTGGCGCGCACAACCCTGGGCAAAAAACGATTGGGAGAAAAAGTTAATATTGAAATTGATCCACAAACTCAATCGGTTGTAGATACCGTTGAACGGGTTATGATCCAGAAAGAGCAGGAAAAATTAATGTTACAAGCTCAAAAGCAATAA
- the ydiK gene encoding AI-2E family transporter YdiK, whose product MEKSQPHQDLLKLLFALFFILLLITTSFWVLSPFILGFIWAGMVVIATWPLLKKLQQRLWGKRWMAVSVMTLLLVLLFVIPIALLVSSLLENSAPLIAWAKSPASFQLPQLEWLNRVPVIGDSLSLKWQDLVADGSNALLNKIPPYIGKAATWFFAQAANAGRFLFHLVLMVMFSILLYWKGEQVMLGIRHFAIRLADKRGDAVVLLAAQSIRAVALGIVVTALVQAIAGGIGLAIVGIPYPMLLTVLMFVCCVAQLGPLLVLIPSIAWLYWTGETTWGTILVIWSLILTTMDGVLRPFLIRLGADLPMVLILTGVIGGIISLGVIGLFIGPVVLAVSYSLLLAWMDEVPHPKDKSVDIAQHSEKNI is encoded by the coding sequence ATGGAAAAATCGCAACCGCACCAAGATTTGCTCAAGCTGCTATTTGCACTATTTTTTATTTTATTGCTCATTACCACCAGCTTTTGGGTTTTAAGCCCCTTTATTTTGGGCTTTATTTGGGCAGGCATGGTGGTTATCGCAACCTGGCCATTATTGAAAAAATTACAGCAACGATTATGGGGAAAACGCTGGATGGCCGTTTCTGTCATGACATTGCTACTGGTCTTATTATTTGTGATCCCGATTGCATTACTTGTCAGCAGTTTATTGGAAAACAGCGCGCCATTGATTGCTTGGGCAAAATCACCTGCTTCTTTTCAACTGCCACAATTGGAATGGCTTAATAGGGTACCTGTTATTGGCGATAGCTTATCGCTTAAGTGGCAGGATTTAGTTGCTGATGGCAGTAACGCACTTCTCAATAAAATTCCGCCTTATATTGGAAAAGCCGCAACGTGGTTTTTTGCCCAAGCAGCCAATGCCGGACGCTTTCTTTTCCACCTGGTTCTCATGGTCATGTTCAGCATATTACTTTATTGGAAAGGCGAGCAGGTCATGCTGGGTATTCGCCATTTTGCTATCCGGCTGGCAGATAAACGGGGGGATGCCGTGGTGTTACTGGCCGCTCAATCCATCCGTGCTGTAGCTCTTGGTATCGTAGTCACCGCGTTGGTTCAGGCTATCGCAGGGGGGATCGGGCTGGCCATTGTGGGCATACCTTATCCGATGCTGTTGACCGTGCTGATGTTTGTCTGCTGTGTTGCCCAGCTTGGGCCTTTACTGGTACTCATTCCCTCTATCGCATGGCTTTATTGGACAGGAGAAACAACCTGGGGCACTATTTTGGTTATCTGGAGTCTGATACTGACCACAATGGATGGCGTTCTACGCCCTTTCTTAATTCGTCTTGGTGCCGATTTACCGATGGTATTAATTCTGACTGGTGTTATCGGCGGAATAATTTCACTGGGCGTTATTGGATTATTTATTGGGCCTGTTGTGCTGGCTGTTTCTTATAGCCTGCTATTGGCATGGATGGATGAAGTTCCTCACCCTAAAGATAAGAGCGTAGATATCGCACAACATTCCGAAAAAAACATTTAA
- the cfa gene encoding cyclopropane fatty acyl phospholipid synthase — MSSSFIEDKKSITDSWHRIAYELLQEADIEINGSRPFDISIKNPNFYKRVLKEGSLGLGESYMDGWWECDRLDIFFYKILRADLEHRIPQNARDIFRIIISRMFNLQSPKRAWIVGKEHYNLGNDLFTRMLDPHMQYSCGYWKEANTLEEAQSHKLRLICEKLQLSPGMTLLDIGCGWGGLAAYAAKNYGVSVTGVTISAEQQKYAQEHCKDLDVKIILEDYRDLNLQFDRIVSVGMFEHVGPKNYDHYFNIVKKNLTPDGLFLLHTIGSNIDKLGADAWISKYIFPNGCLPSIPKIAKATNGKFIMEDWHNFGADYDRTLMVWYERFIATWPEIKDNYSPRFKRMFSYYLNACAGAFRARDIQLWQIVFSPRGIEKGLRVPR, encoded by the coding sequence ATGAGTTCATCTTTCATTGAAGACAAAAAGTCAATCACCGATTCTTGGCACCGAATCGCTTATGAATTACTTCAGGAAGCTGATATCGAGATCAACGGCAGTCGTCCTTTTGATATAAGCATTAAAAATCCCAATTTTTATAAGCGTGTATTGAAAGAGGGTTCTCTGGGCTTGGGTGAGAGTTATATGGATGGCTGGTGGGAATGTGATCGCCTTGATATTTTCTTTTATAAAATATTACGGGCAGATCTGGAACATCGTATACCGCAAAATGCCAGAGATATTTTCAGAATAATTATTTCTCGTATGTTTAATTTACAGTCACCCAAACGGGCCTGGATTGTCGGTAAGGAACATTATAATTTAGGCAATGACCTTTTTACCCGGATGCTTGATCCTCATATGCAGTATTCTTGCGGTTATTGGAAAGAGGCCAATACACTAGAAGAAGCACAATCCCATAAGCTCCGTCTGATTTGCGAAAAACTCCAATTATCCCCTGGTATGACTTTATTGGATATCGGTTGTGGGTGGGGAGGATTAGCCGCTTATGCAGCAAAAAATTACGGTGTCTCGGTTACAGGGGTAACGATTTCAGCCGAGCAGCAAAAATATGCACAGGAACATTGCAAAGATCTCGATGTCAAAATTATCCTTGAAGATTACCGAGACCTTAACCTTCAGTTTGATCGTATCGTCTCTGTTGGTATGTTTGAGCACGTCGGTCCGAAAAATTATGACCATTACTTCAATATTGTGAAAAAAAATCTGACTCCTGATGGGCTATTCCTGCTCCATACCATCGGTTCCAATATTGATAAACTCGGCGCTGATGCCTGGATCAGTAAATATATTTTCCCGAATGGCTGCTTACCATCCATCCCTAAAATTGCCAAAGCAACCAATGGAAAGTTTATCATGGAAGACTGGCACAATTTTGGCGCAGATTATGACCGAACTCTCATGGTATGGTATGAGCGATTTATTGCCACCTGGCCTGAAATAAAAGATAACTACAGCCCGCGCTTCAAGCGAATGTTCAGCTATTACCTTAATGCCTGCGCAGGCGCATTCCGCGCAAGAGACATTCAGCTATGGCAGATAGTGTTCAGTCCACGAGGCATTGAGAAAGGATTAAGAGTTCCTAGATGA
- a CDS encoding hotdog fold thioesterase, with the protein MIWKRNIDLDALNQFNEGSIVRHVGIEFTQIGDDFIEGIMPVDQRTKQPFGILHGGASVVLAETLGSFAGYLCSEGEQKVVGVEINANHLKSVREGVVKGVCKPVHLGRSHQVWQIDIYNDQKQLCCTSRLTTAVLS; encoded by the coding sequence ATGATTTGGAAGCGTAATATCGATTTGGATGCCCTTAATCAATTCAACGAGGGGTCTATCGTAAGACATGTAGGGATTGAATTTACCCAAATTGGTGATGATTTTATCGAAGGTATCATGCCTGTCGATCAACGAACTAAACAACCATTTGGGATCTTACATGGGGGAGCATCCGTCGTTTTGGCTGAAACACTCGGTTCATTTGCCGGTTATCTGTGTTCTGAAGGTGAACAGAAAGTGGTCGGTGTGGAAATTAATGCTAATCACCTTAAATCTGTCCGCGAAGGCGTTGTCAAAGGGGTCTGTAAACCTGTCCATCTTGGCCGCTCACATCAGGTTTGGCAGATTGATATCTATAATGATCAAAAACAACTGTGCTGTACATCCCGCCTGACAACGGCTGTTTTATCTTAA
- a CDS encoding L,D-transpeptidase family protein — translation MKRFSTFTGMFLSSMLLLSGMTYPAHAIEYPLPPANSRLIGENATYIVPDGGLSLEAIAAKYKIGLLAMLEANPGVDPYLPTPGTRLIIPSQMLLPDTPRQGIIVNLAELRLYYFPQGKDVVVVYPIGIGQLGRETPTMTTSVSQLIKHPTWTPTVNIRRDYASRGIILPAVVPAGPDNPMGDFALRLAAGHGEYLIHGTNANFGIGMRVSSGCIRLRPDDIESLFRTVPRGTRVQIINEPVKYAIEPDGQRYVEVHQPLSNKENDDPQMIPIPRSEGLMKFIEDRGTDEALVDQAIMRRSGMPLQVNTGLVITHQQENKMTEKEVAPTIQPAKLPPLHQPTPVYQSEP, via the coding sequence ATGAAGCGATTTTCAACTTTTACCGGCATGTTCTTGAGCAGTATGTTATTGCTCAGTGGGATGACTTATCCAGCCCATGCTATTGAATATCCATTGCCCCCTGCTAACAGTCGTCTGATTGGTGAAAATGCCACATATATTGTGCCCGATGGTGGGCTTTCGTTGGAAGCGATTGCAGCGAAATACAAAATCGGTTTACTGGCGATGTTGGAAGCTAATCCTGGCGTTGATCCCTATTTACCTACCCCGGGAACCCGGCTGATTATTCCGTCACAGATGCTGCTTCCAGATACTCCTCGCCAGGGAATTATCGTCAATCTGGCGGAACTTCGACTCTACTATTTTCCTCAAGGAAAAGATGTTGTCGTTGTGTATCCGATTGGAATAGGTCAACTTGGGCGAGAAACACCCACCATGACAACCTCGGTCAGTCAATTGATTAAACATCCGACGTGGACACCAACCGTGAATATTCGTCGGGATTATGCAAGCAGAGGTATTATTTTACCCGCCGTAGTCCCCGCAGGCCCGGATAATCCTATGGGGGATTTTGCGTTACGTTTGGCTGCCGGACATGGTGAATACCTGATCCATGGTACCAATGCCAATTTTGGCATTGGTATGCGTGTGAGTTCAGGGTGTATTCGTTTGCGACCCGATGATATTGAGAGTCTGTTTCGAACTGTTCCGCGAGGGACACGGGTTCAAATCATTAATGAACCGGTGAAATATGCAATCGAGCCCGATGGTCAGCGTTATGTGGAAGTGCATCAGCCTCTGTCAAATAAAGAAAACGATGATCCGCAAATGATACCGATCCCACGTTCTGAAGGCTTGATGAAATTTATTGAAGATCGTGGAACCGATGAAGCACTTGTCGATCAGGCCATTATGCGTCGCTCAGGTATGCCATTACAAGTGAATACTGGCTTGGTTATCACTCATCAACAAGAAAATAAAATGACAGAAAAAGAGGTTGCGCCCACCATTCAACCGGCTAAATTGCCGCCACTCCACCAGCCAACGCCGGTTTATCAATCTGAACCTTAA
- the ydiJ gene encoding D-2-hydroxyglutarate dehydrogenase YdiJ produces MIPRILKAPHVSELTQDYLTALKEAGFTGDTTSSYADRLTMATDNSIYQLLPQAVVFPRSSADVVLLARVAGEERFKTLTLAPRGGGTGTNGQSLNKGVVVDMSRYMKRILEINPEQGWVRVEAGVIKDQLNQYLKPFGYFFSPELSTSNRATLGGMINTDASGQGSLVYGKTSDHVLGVRAVLLGGEMLDTRPMSTALAESIAQEASTTGRVYKTVLERCREQRKLIIEKFPKLNRFLTGYDLRHVFSDDMQFFDLTRILTGSEGTLAFITEATLDITPLPKARRLVNIKYDSFDSALRNAPLLVEAKALSVETVDSKVLNLAREDIIWHSVKELITDVPDKDMQGLNIVEFSGNDEQKIDQQLQTLCLRLDKLMEQNQAGIIGYQTCHDLIDIERIYAMRKKSVGLLGNSKGSAKPIPFVEDTCVPPQHLADYITEFRQLLDSHKLDYGMFGHVDAGVLHVRPALDMCDPQQEILMKQISDDIVHLTAKYGGLLWGEHGKGFRAEYSPAFFGEVLYDELRRIKAAFDPLNRLNPGKICPPMGLDAPMMTVDAAKRGTYDRTIPVNVRTAFRGAMECNGNGLCFNFDVRSPMCPSMKISQHRIHSPKGRATLVREWLRLLTEQGVEPRLLEQGLDQARPSLRGLIEKTRNSWQAWRGEYDFSHEVKEAMSGCLACKACSTQCPIKIDVPSFRSRFLALYHSRYLRPLRDHIVANVEHSTPLMAKAPRLFNFFLKQPWVQTISQHTLGMADLPLLSYPTLQRQLAGHYAARTTLEQLEGLSPLQRDQHMLIVQDPFTSYYDAKVVTDFVQLAEKLGYKPVLLPFSPNGKAQHVKGFLHRFAKTAGKTADFLNRIARLNIPMVGVDPALVLCYRDEYNDILGKQRGNFTVQLVHEWLTTILREQENVSDISMPGHHWYLLGHCTEVTALPNSGKQWAEIFRHFGHQLTHVSVGCCGMAGTYGHEKKNLAKSVGIYKLSWAPTLNNLSLEQCLSTGYSCRSQVKRMEGKQLKHPLQALLEIML; encoded by the coding sequence ATGATCCCACGTATATTAAAAGCCCCCCATGTCAGTGAACTGACTCAGGACTATTTGACTGCACTCAAAGAAGCGGGTTTTACCGGAGATACGACCAGTAGTTATGCCGATAGGTTAACGATGGCAACAGATAACAGTATCTATCAATTGCTACCACAAGCCGTTGTATTTCCTCGCTCCAGTGCCGATGTTGTGTTGTTAGCAAGGGTAGCAGGAGAGGAACGTTTTAAAACCCTGACATTGGCTCCGCGGGGTGGGGGAACAGGGACAAATGGACAATCACTTAATAAGGGGGTTGTCGTGGATATGTCCCGTTATATGAAGCGTATTCTGGAAATTAACCCTGAACAAGGGTGGGTTAGAGTAGAAGCCGGTGTTATCAAAGACCAACTTAATCAATATCTAAAACCCTTTGGCTATTTTTTCTCGCCAGAACTGTCAACCAGTAATCGTGCCACATTAGGCGGTATGATCAATACGGATGCTTCCGGTCAGGGATCACTGGTTTATGGTAAGACCTCAGATCATGTATTGGGTGTCCGAGCTGTTTTATTAGGGGGGGAAATGTTAGATACCCGTCCTATGAGCACAGCATTGGCGGAATCGATTGCGCAGGAAGCGAGTACGACCGGTCGTGTTTATAAAACGGTCTTGGAACGTTGCCGTGAACAACGGAAATTGATCATTGAGAAGTTCCCTAAACTGAATCGGTTTCTGACAGGATACGATTTGCGCCATGTATTCAGCGATGATATGCAGTTTTTTGATCTCACCCGTATTTTGACGGGGTCGGAAGGGACGCTGGCCTTTATTACGGAAGCGACGCTGGATATTACACCATTACCTAAAGCCAGGCGTTTGGTAAATATCAAATATGACTCTTTTGATTCTGCGCTGCGCAATGCCCCGTTGCTAGTGGAGGCTAAGGCGCTTTCCGTTGAAACGGTAGACTCTAAGGTACTTAATCTGGCACGTGAGGATATCATTTGGCATTCAGTGAAAGAATTAATTACTGATGTTCCTGATAAGGATATGCAAGGCCTGAATATTGTCGAGTTCAGCGGTAATGATGAGCAAAAAATTGATCAGCAGTTGCAAACGCTGTGTTTACGCCTGGACAAATTGATGGAACAGAATCAGGCAGGCATTATTGGCTATCAGACGTGCCACGATTTGATAGATATTGAGCGCATTTATGCCATGCGGAAAAAATCCGTTGGATTATTAGGCAATAGCAAAGGTTCTGCTAAACCGATCCCCTTTGTTGAAGATACTTGTGTGCCTCCGCAGCATCTTGCTGATTATATTACTGAATTTCGCCAGTTGTTGGATAGCCACAAACTGGATTACGGCATGTTTGGGCATGTTGATGCGGGTGTTTTGCATGTACGCCCGGCGCTGGATATGTGTGATCCTCAACAAGAAATATTGATGAAACAGATTTCCGATGACATTGTTCATTTGACCGCCAAATATGGGGGTTTGTTATGGGGGGAACACGGAAAGGGGTTTCGGGCAGAGTATAGCCCGGCTTTTTTCGGCGAAGTCTTATATGATGAATTGCGTCGGATAAAAGCGGCATTTGATCCACTTAATCGGCTTAATCCAGGGAAAATTTGTCCACCTATGGGATTAGATGCACCGATGATGACCGTGGATGCCGCCAAGCGTGGAACTTATGATCGCACGATACCGGTTAATGTCAGAACCGCATTCCGTGGGGCAATGGAATGTAATGGTAATGGGCTATGTTTTAATTTTGATGTCAGAAGCCCGATGTGCCCATCCATGAAAATCAGTCAGCATCGCATACACTCCCCCAAAGGCAGGGCGACTTTAGTGAGAGAATGGCTGCGGCTTTTGACCGAGCAGGGTGTTGAACCCCGGTTATTGGAACAGGGACTGGATCAGGCGCGCCCAAGTTTGCGGGGGTTGATTGAAAAAACACGCAATAGTTGGCAGGCCTGGCGAGGTGAATATGATTTTTCACATGAAGTTAAAGAGGCGATGTCGGGCTGTTTAGCCTGTAAAGCGTGTTCCACACAATGCCCAATCAAGATCGATGTACCTTCATTCCGTTCTCGTTTTTTAGCGCTGTATCACAGCCGTTACCTGCGACCATTGCGCGATCATATTGTCGCCAATGTTGAGCACAGTACGCCGTTGATGGCAAAAGCCCCCCGGCTCTTTAATTTTTTCCTGAAACAGCCTTGGGTACAAACAATTAGCCAGCATACCCTCGGTATGGCTGATTTACCTTTACTCTCCTATCCGACATTACAACGACAGCTTGCTGGTCATTATGCAGCCAGGACCACACTGGAACAGTTGGAAGGTTTGTCCCCCCTTCAGCGTGACCAACATATGCTTATCGTTCAAGATCCTTTTACAAGTTATTACGATGCAAAAGTCGTCACGGACTTTGTGCAATTGGCTGAAAAATTGGGATATAAACCGGTGTTACTGCCATTTTCACCCAATGGAAAAGCGCAGCATGTTAAGGGATTTTTGCATCGGTTTGCTAAAACGGCAGGGAAAACAGCCGATTTTCTGAATCGGATTGCACGTCTGAATATCCCTATGGTTGGAGTCGATCCTGCGCTGGTTTTGTGTTACCGGGATGAATACAACGATATTCTTGGTAAACAGAGGGGAAATTTTACAGTTCAATTAGTCCATGAATGGTTAACGACTATTTTGCGGGAACAAGAAAATGTCAGTGACATTTCCATGCCAGGGCATCACTGGTATTTATTGGGGCACTGTACAGAAGTGACGGCATTACCGAATAGCGGTAAACAGTGGGCTGAGATCTTTCGACATTTTGGTCATCAATTAACGCATGTCAGTGTTGGATGTTGTGGTATGGCAGGCACCTACGGTCATGAAAAGAAAAATCTGGCGAAATCTGTTGGTATCTACAAACTTTCATGGGCACCGACACTGAATAATTTGTCTTTGGAACAATGCCTGAGCACCGGGTATTCATGCCGTAGTCAAGTGAAACGTATGGAAGGAAAACAACTTAAACATCCATTACAAGCCTTATTGGAGATAATGCTATGA
- a CDS encoding major outer membrane lipoprotein, with translation MNRTKVVFGAVILASTLLAGCSSATKVEQLASQVQTLGSKVDQLSSDLNSVRSDVQSAKDDAARANQRLNNQVRSYKK, from the coding sequence ATGAATCGTACTAAAGTTGTATTTGGTGCAGTAATTCTAGCTTCTACTCTGTTAGCAGGCTGTTCAAGCGCAACTAAAGTTGAACAACTCGCCTCTCAGGTACAAACTCTCGGTTCTAAAGTTGACCAGTTGAGCAGTGACCTTAATTCGGTTCGTTCTGATGTACAGTCAGCTAAAGATGATGCGGCGCGGGCAAATCAGCGTCTTAATAACCAAGTTCGTTCATACAAGAAATAA
- the pykF gene encoding pyruvate kinase PykF, whose product MKKTKIVCTIGPKTESEEKLTELLNAGMNVMRLNFSHGDYEEHGQRIKNIRAVVAKTGKKAAILLDTKGPEIRTMKLEDGNDVSLTAGQTFTFTTDKSVIGNRDRVAVTYAGLPDDLKSGNTVLVDDGLIAMTVKDVTATEVICEVLNNGDLGENKGVNLPNVSINLPALAEKDKQDLIFGCEQGVDFVAASFIRKRADVLEIREHLNAHGGGHIQIISKIENQEGLNNFDEILEASDGIMVARGDLGVEIPVEEVIFAQKMMIEKCNTARKVVITATQMLDSMIKNPRPTRAEAGDVANAILDGTDAVMLSGESAKGKYPVEAVSIMATICERTDRVMSSRIENTKTQKLRVTEAVSRGAVEIAEKLASPLIVVATYGGKSARSIRKYFPNAPILALTTNEITARQLLLVKGVSTQLVKEIASTDDFYRIGKAAALASGMAHKGDIVVMVSGALVPSGTTNTSSVHVL is encoded by the coding sequence ATGAAAAAAACCAAAATTGTTTGTACTATCGGGCCAAAAACAGAATCCGAAGAAAAATTAACCGAATTGCTTAATGCGGGCATGAATGTGATGCGCCTGAACTTTTCTCACGGTGACTACGAAGAGCACGGTCAACGCATTAAAAACATTCGCGCAGTGGTCGCTAAAACCGGCAAAAAAGCCGCCATTTTACTAGATACTAAAGGCCCTGAAATCCGCACCATGAAACTGGAAGATGGCAATGATGTCTCCCTGACAGCTGGCCAGACTTTCACCTTTACAACCGATAAATCCGTTATTGGCAACCGAGATCGTGTCGCTGTGACTTATGCCGGATTACCAGACGATCTGAAATCAGGAAATACGGTATTAGTTGATGATGGTCTGATCGCCATGACGGTGAAAGACGTGACCGCGACTGAAGTCATCTGTGAAGTGTTGAACAATGGTGATTTAGGCGAAAACAAAGGGGTTAACCTGCCAAATGTTTCCATCAACTTACCCGCATTGGCCGAGAAAGATAAACAAGATTTGATCTTCGGTTGTGAGCAAGGTGTTGACTTCGTCGCGGCTTCTTTCATCCGTAAACGCGCTGATGTCCTGGAGATTCGTGAACACCTGAACGCTCATGGCGGCGGACATATCCAAATCATTTCCAAAATCGAAAACCAGGAAGGTCTGAATAACTTCGACGAAATTCTCGAAGCATCTGACGGTATCATGGTTGCCCGCGGTGATTTAGGGGTTGAAATCCCGGTAGAAGAAGTTATCTTCGCGCAAAAAATGATGATTGAAAAATGTAATACCGCTCGTAAGGTTGTGATCACAGCGACCCAAATGCTGGATTCAATGATCAAAAACCCACGCCCTACCCGTGCTGAAGCCGGTGACGTTGCCAACGCAATCTTAGACGGTACCGATGCGGTGATGCTTTCCGGTGAAAGTGCGAAAGGGAAATATCCGGTCGAAGCTGTCTCTATCATGGCGACTATCTGTGAACGTACCGATCGCGTTATGAGCAGCCGCATTGAAAACACCAAAACACAAAAACTACGTGTGACTGAAGCGGTCAGTCGTGGTGCGGTTGAAATTGCAGAAAAACTGGCCTCCCCCCTGATCGTCGTCGCAACTTACGGCGGTAAATCAGCAAGATCTATCCGTAAATATTTCCCTAATGCGCCAATTCTTGCTTTAACGACGAATGAAATCACCGCTCGTCAATTACTGTTAGTTAAAGGTGTTTCCACTCAGCTTGTTAAAGAAATCGCGTCTACCGATGATTTTTACCGTATCGGTAAAGCAGCGGCACTGGCAAGTGGTATGGCACACAAAGGGGATATTGTTGTGATGGTATCGGGTGCATTAGTACCCAGTGGTACAACAAATACCTCTTCAGTTCATGTCCTCTAA
- a CDS encoding MATE family efflux transporter, with translation MQKYLNEARSLLALGIPVVIAQFSQTAMGFVDTVMAGKAGAVEMSAVAVGTSIWLPTILFGHGLLLALTPIVAHMNGSGQRKNVASQIQQGFWLAAFLSVLTIAVLYNSRFIIESQHNIEPALAQKATDFIHAIMWGAPGYLFYLVLRGQCEGLSKTKPAMIIGVAGLLVNIPVNYIFIYGKFGAPALGGVGCGVATATVYWVMFLLLLAFVKFAPSQKDIQTFHAFAAPKWHMQKRIVQLGLPIALAMFFEVTLFAIVSLLVSPLGVVAVAGHQIALNFSSMMFMFPLSLGIAATIRVGYNLGQQSIEGAKIAAYTSIIIGLILAGITAMFTVLLREHIAFMYNDNPEVVILASHLMLFAAIYQLSDAVQVIGSGVLRGYKDTRSIFYITFIAYWLLGLPSGYILALTDYVTEPMGPQGFWIGFIIGLTASALMMGYRILWTQKQPAHYVLKRSTH, from the coding sequence GTGCAGAAATATTTAAATGAAGCGCGTAGTTTGCTCGCTCTGGGGATCCCCGTTGTCATTGCACAATTTTCACAAACTGCGATGGGTTTCGTCGATACAGTCATGGCTGGTAAAGCCGGGGCTGTTGAGATGTCAGCCGTTGCCGTCGGTACATCAATCTGGCTGCCAACCATTTTGTTTGGTCATGGGTTATTGCTTGCCTTGACACCGATTGTGGCACATATGAATGGATCAGGTCAGAGAAAGAATGTTGCCAGTCAAATCCAACAAGGATTCTGGCTTGCCGCTTTCCTTTCTGTCCTGACTATTGCCGTATTGTATAACAGTCGATTTATTATCGAATCACAGCATAATATTGAGCCGGCCCTGGCACAAAAAGCCACCGATTTTATCCACGCCATTATGTGGGGAGCACCAGGCTATTTGTTCTATCTCGTCTTACGCGGCCAATGCGAGGGACTATCGAAAACAAAACCAGCAATGATCATTGGTGTTGCTGGATTACTGGTGAATATTCCCGTTAACTATATTTTTATTTACGGTAAATTTGGTGCGCCTGCATTAGGCGGTGTGGGGTGCGGGGTTGCAACCGCAACGGTTTATTGGGTGATGTTCCTGTTGCTGCTTGCATTCGTAAAATTCGCCCCTTCCCAAAAGGATATCCAGACATTCCACGCTTTTGCCGCACCCAAATGGCATATGCAAAAACGGATTGTGCAACTTGGTTTACCTATTGCTTTAGCGATGTTCTTTGAGGTTACGCTATTTGCGATTGTCTCATTGTTGGTTTCTCCACTCGGTGTCGTTGCCGTTGCCGGACATCAAATCGCACTCAACTTCAGCTCCATGATGTTTATGTTCCCGTTGTCACTGGGAATAGCAGCAACCATTCGGGTCGGCTATAACCTGGGCCAACAATCAATTGAAGGTGCTAAAATAGCTGCTTACACAAGCATTATTATTGGATTAATACTGGCAGGCATAACGGCGATGTTCACCGTACTGCTACGTGAACATATTGCATTTATGTACAACGATAATCCGGAAGTCGTTATTCTTGCCTCCCATTTGATGCTATTTGCTGCTATTTACCAGCTTTCTGATGCTGTTCAGGTCATTGGATCTGGCGTATTGCGGGGATACAAAGATACCCGTTCTATTTTCTATATCACGTTTATTGCTTATTGGCTATTAGGGTTGCCCAGTGGCTACATTCTCGCGTTAACTGATTATGTTACTGAACCGATGGGGCCACAGGGTTTCTGGATTGGCTTCATTATTGGCTTAACGGCATCGGCATTGATGATGGGTTACCGTATCCTATGGACACAAAAACAACCTGCTCATTATGTTCTGAAACGTTCTACTCATTAA